One genomic region from Chthonomonas calidirosea T49 encodes:
- a CDS encoding VOC family protein, giving the protein MGFTVRELNHVAIHVKDLDTSVDFYERVMGLPRIPRPNFNFPGAWFALGNQELHLIEDKNLTPCTRRHHHFALQVEDTYAVREELEAKGWNHFVSHGPRPDGAIQLFILDPDGYVIELVSPPK; this is encoded by the coding sequence ATGGGCTTTACCGTTCGCGAGCTAAACCACGTAGCCATTCACGTAAAAGACCTCGACACCTCTGTGGACTTTTATGAGCGGGTGATGGGGTTACCCCGTATTCCGCGCCCTAATTTTAACTTCCCAGGGGCCTGGTTTGCTCTTGGGAACCAAGAGTTGCACCTCATTGAAGATAAGAATCTCACACCGTGCACACGCCGACACCACCATTTTGCACTTCAGGTTGAAGACACCTACGCGGTCCGGGAGGAGCTAGAAGCGAAGGGCTGGAACCATTTCGTGAGCCATGGCCCTCGCCCCGATGGAGCCATTCAGCTGTTCATCCTCGACCCCGATGGCTATGTCATTGAGCTTGTCTCACCGCCTAAATAG
- a CDS encoding MotA/TolQ/ExbB proton channel family protein translates to MNEVLKFIHGGGFMMYPLIFASIVLVAVIIERAISLRRSITDGDELLELIKEADRQDPSHKRAIAVCEGTRTPLGRIFARGLRNAHRDVEAIEMAMEQEAANEIPALEANLIVIKTIVNISPLLGLLGTIAGMIRSFRAASEHGLSNPTQILGGIAEALISTATGITLAVIGFIAFNYFSNLVRKINEDLEFYSAELVNYLTGRVD, encoded by the coding sequence ATGAATGAGGTTCTAAAGTTCATTCACGGTGGAGGTTTTATGATGTATCCGCTCATCTTCGCCTCCATCGTGCTTGTCGCTGTTATCATCGAGCGCGCTATCTCACTTCGACGCTCCATCACAGACGGAGATGAGCTGCTCGAGCTGATCAAGGAGGCCGATCGGCAAGACCCCTCCCATAAGCGGGCCATTGCGGTGTGTGAAGGAACCCGTACTCCTCTAGGTCGTATCTTTGCACGCGGTCTAAGAAACGCCCATCGCGATGTAGAGGCCATCGAAATGGCGATGGAGCAAGAAGCCGCTAACGAAATTCCCGCTCTTGAAGCCAACCTCATCGTCATCAAAACGATCGTCAACATCTCTCCTCTGCTTGGCCTGCTGGGAACCATTGCCGGCATGATTCGCTCTTTCCGTGCAGCTTCGGAACACGGCCTCTCCAACCCAACCCAAATTCTTGGAGGCATTGCGGAAGCCCTCATCTCCACGGCAACCGGTATCACCCTCGCGGTCATAGGCTTTATCGCCTTTAACTACTTCAGCAACCTCGTGCGCAAGATCAACGAAGACCTCGAGTTCTATAGCGCCGAACTGGTGAACTATCTCACCGGTCGCGTAGACTGA
- a CDS encoding carboxypeptidase-like regulatory domain-containing protein: protein MPQEADWGGFYPVDDQYTLTVLLHDSQGRLGQMVVKSLQTGMLIRRWSASRDGRQLKGAVQLPWEVDYVTLEVSSRDGQPMFALAATNGLADRLVLLDWNVGFVPYRPAVIESAKGHVADASNTPVGNPYQWRGVFIPSINGGGAGAPTSWSSANADAVNDDSTKAPLLPPPPFQNYIKRNVLLDTLSQGLDMLPVSNPVYLDWLIKEVKDQSSRDTTPALSCLELPPYSLGSGYWNVDFSGTVIGVLAVPYRRTENVGTDLNMLLEQIRKLFKCSDKSFTEMLLDAAEAYLRSEQNRSGYFAGDLLEIGNLYRVDVLERYCGVQGYPLTQEVTFQLAPDIAPPAGWPAYGQLSDQGAWTTPPPPGLIDDTPPLVFDASGKATLQLNKGWRYEVSGAYEGYEAGKHNFDTPVSGVISVPCLLKVLLILKVYTTSPDSGAIPANITITDVKGNPVMTGTTQSDGKGNYVFSNPIGQTLSPGEYTITATSMGPPRNPGTTTITVSRGVEQEVTVQLGPIRRPPLKKKAKQSGSSSALP from the coding sequence GTGCCCCAAGAGGCGGACTGGGGTGGGTTCTATCCTGTGGATGACCAGTACACCTTGACCGTTCTGCTCCACGACTCTCAAGGTCGGTTGGGGCAGATGGTGGTGAAGAGTTTACAGACGGGGATGTTGATAAGGAGGTGGAGTGCGAGCCGGGATGGTCGGCAACTGAAAGGGGCGGTGCAGTTGCCATGGGAGGTGGACTATGTGACGTTGGAGGTCAGCTCACGGGATGGGCAACCGATGTTTGCGTTGGCGGCCACCAACGGTTTGGCGGATAGGCTGGTTCTGTTGGATTGGAATGTGGGCTTTGTTCCGTATCGTCCTGCGGTGATAGAGAGCGCGAAGGGGCATGTGGCGGATGCTAGCAACACGCCGGTGGGGAACCCTTACCAGTGGCGTGGGGTCTTCATCCCAAGTATAAACGGCGGTGGGGCAGGGGCTCCTACGAGCTGGAGTTCCGCCAACGCCGATGCGGTCAATGATGACTCCACAAAGGCACCCCTACTACCACCTCCGCCCTTCCAAAACTACATCAAACGGAATGTGCTCTTGGATACATTGTCCCAGGGTCTAGACATGTTGCCAGTGAGTAATCCTGTTTATCTAGATTGGCTTATCAAGGAGGTAAAGGATCAATCTTCGAGAGATACGACACCGGCGTTATCTTGTTTAGAGCTGCCGCCGTATTCGTTAGGGAGCGGTTATTGGAATGTAGATTTTAGTGGGACGGTGATAGGGGTTCTAGCGGTTCCCTATCGTCGCACGGAGAATGTGGGGACGGATTTAAATATGTTGTTAGAGCAGATACGAAAGTTGTTTAAGTGTTCAGACAAGAGTTTCACGGAGATGTTGTTAGACGCGGCCGAAGCCTATTTGCGTTCGGAGCAGAACCGAAGCGGTTATTTTGCTGGGGATCTGTTGGAGATTGGGAATCTATACCGCGTAGATGTGTTGGAGAGGTATTGTGGGGTTCAGGGCTATCCTCTCACGCAGGAGGTAACGTTTCAGTTAGCGCCGGACATTGCTCCTCCCGCAGGTTGGCCGGCATATGGACAATTGAGCGATCAAGGAGCTTGGACAACACCCCCACCTCCCGGCCTAATAGACGATACTCCTCCACTCGTTTTTGATGCGAGCGGCAAGGCCACTCTACAGCTCAACAAAGGCTGGAGGTATGAGGTGAGTGGGGCTTACGAAGGCTATGAGGCTGGAAAGCACAACTTTGATACCCCTGTATCGGGCGTGATATCCGTTCCCTGCTTATTAAAAGTGCTGCTCATTCTTAAGGTGTACACCACTAGTCCCGATAGTGGGGCAATACCGGCCAACATCACGATTACAGATGTCAAAGGCAATCCGGTAATGACGGGCACCACTCAGTCTGATGGAAAGGGGAACTATGTATTTAGTAATCCAATAGGTCAGACGCTTTCTCCCGGAGAGTACACCATCACGGCGACGAGTATGGGGCCGCCTCGTAATCCAGGGACAACGACTATCACCGTCTCTCGCGGAGTAGAACAGGAGGTGACGGTACAGCTAGGCCCAATCCGTCGTCCACCTCTTAAGAAGAAGGCAAAACAGAGCGGTAGCAGCTCTGCCCTGCCTTAA
- a CDS encoding tetratricopeptide repeat protein translates to MLRFWKTVNLLWALCGLCIGVSPAAWSFPGAAPPSVKTSPTAQSPDPEKLFLQNQFEAAAKAYRQAIQRAPQQIGLRIGLVRTLLRLDRWEEAISEAEAAIRLDPRNADAHGILACALLRAGEPDHAQDEASRSLQLDPKDYWGLIAQGRLYEWNGDDARARTLLLQATDIHPLWPEAWYYVVDEASNKDTLGLSDFVDLASYLSLCPKGHPNTLTMEALPSHLPLLRRLINRTPFEPIAPISQSQMKAVETGGGVQSFSVPVELAGNYVVVPVQIGDVQARLMFDTGGGADITLSSALADKLQLPLISRSLIYGVNGKEPTRIYLAPSMQMGTETFATIPIETSSSLPGNFDGILGVSAFTDYVITIDYTKKTLLFARGKDAKAPPPEPDDYSVTIPFHLQEGDIVVRTLFNAQPTWSLVDTGADAEGLVSLRLARLLQQKMGANSARELQIQGQFGIGTSDTHQKVIVFREPLTLQIESQEGTPLKWQINPAFGADLLDSQINPAEDFEFGGLLGTGFVASAKRATIDYPHRLLVLEYAKGD, encoded by the coding sequence ATGTTACGTTTTTGGAAAACCGTCAACCTACTTTGGGCTTTATGTGGCCTCTGCATTGGTGTCTCTCCTGCCGCGTGGTCCTTCCCTGGCGCAGCCCCTCCTTCGGTAAAGACATCGCCCACAGCGCAAAGCCCCGACCCCGAAAAGCTTTTTCTACAAAACCAGTTCGAGGCCGCTGCCAAGGCTTATCGGCAGGCCATCCAACGGGCTCCCCAACAGATCGGACTGAGAATAGGGCTTGTCCGCACGTTGCTTCGTCTCGATCGCTGGGAGGAAGCGATTTCGGAAGCCGAGGCGGCCATTCGCCTGGATCCCCGCAACGCGGACGCCCACGGTATACTGGCCTGCGCCCTTCTAAGAGCCGGCGAGCCAGACCATGCACAAGACGAAGCTAGTCGGTCGCTGCAACTTGATCCCAAAGATTATTGGGGCCTTATCGCCCAAGGACGTCTGTATGAGTGGAACGGCGATGACGCTCGAGCACGCACTCTGCTGCTACAGGCTACCGATATCCATCCGCTGTGGCCCGAGGCTTGGTACTACGTGGTAGATGAAGCAAGCAATAAGGACACCCTTGGACTCAGCGACTTTGTAGACCTCGCTTCCTACCTCAGTCTCTGCCCAAAAGGGCATCCCAACACGCTGACCATGGAGGCGCTGCCATCGCATCTGCCCCTGCTACGCCGTCTTATCAATCGTACCCCCTTCGAGCCGATCGCTCCTATCTCTCAAAGCCAGATGAAGGCGGTGGAAACCGGCGGCGGAGTTCAGTCCTTTTCCGTCCCCGTGGAGCTGGCCGGCAACTATGTGGTTGTGCCGGTGCAGATCGGCGATGTTCAGGCTCGTTTGATGTTTGATACGGGGGGCGGTGCCGACATTACCCTCAGTAGCGCGTTGGCCGATAAGCTACAGCTACCGCTTATCTCCCGTTCTCTTATCTATGGGGTGAACGGCAAAGAGCCTACCCGCATCTATCTGGCGCCGAGCATGCAGATGGGTACAGAAACTTTCGCTACCATACCGATAGAGACTTCCTCCAGCCTGCCCGGCAACTTCGACGGCATTTTGGGGGTCAGCGCCTTTACCGACTACGTGATCACCATTGACTACACGAAAAAGACCCTCCTCTTTGCCCGTGGAAAGGATGCAAAGGCGCCTCCGCCTGAGCCCGATGACTATAGCGTCACCATTCCGTTTCATCTTCAAGAGGGCGATATTGTGGTACGTACCCTGTTCAACGCACAACCCACCTGGTCTTTGGTAGATACAGGCGCCGATGCCGAGGGGCTTGTTTCGCTTCGCCTGGCGCGCCTGTTGCAGCAGAAGATGGGAGCGAATAGCGCTAGAGAGCTGCAGATTCAGGGGCAGTTTGGTATCGGCACCAGCGACACGCATCAGAAAGTGATCGTGTTTCGTGAGCCGTTAACCCTTCAAATAGAATCGCAAGAGGGCACGCCGCTTAAATGGCAGATCAATCCGGCTTTTGGGGCCGATCTGCTCGATTCGCAGATAAACCCCGCAGAGGATTTTGAATTTGGCGGCCTTTTAGGCACCGGGTTTGTGGCGAGCGCCAAACGTGCCACCATCGACTACCCGCATCGGCTGTTGGTCTTAGAATATGCAAAGGGCGATTAG
- a CDS encoding energy transducer TonB: MRRRRRGNSLLTKTLIISILINLVLLPILAKFGAFKKVEGELIHVTMVQLPPPAQERQQPKVEKKPPKKAPPKHLENKSKTHMKAHPQPTVHEHPSNLPKVLATSAGGGGGSGGPTVDNTGTGVAGQVPKPITTPTPPPQPKPTPPPKPQPKQPTPPPTPQKPTEVAVAKPTPQPEPQPQPAPQPVFTLAEPALPLAEEPQPQIPDDLRYQPLDAMCVVEVTVEPDGTVASAHIVQSSGHDTLDQLALEAARQWKFKPGTRNGVPVESTVRLHFHFEVD; this comes from the coding sequence ATGCGACGCCGACGTAGAGGCAACTCGCTGCTTACCAAAACACTTATTATTTCGATTTTGATCAATCTTGTGCTTCTGCCTATCCTAGCGAAGTTCGGAGCCTTCAAAAAGGTAGAGGGCGAATTAATTCACGTTACCATGGTACAACTGCCACCTCCAGCTCAAGAGCGGCAGCAGCCAAAAGTGGAGAAGAAACCGCCCAAGAAAGCTCCTCCCAAGCATCTAGAGAACAAAAGTAAAACCCATATGAAGGCTCACCCTCAACCAACCGTCCATGAGCATCCCTCTAACCTGCCTAAAGTGCTTGCCACCTCTGCCGGAGGCGGAGGTGGAAGCGGAGGTCCTACTGTGGATAATACGGGCACTGGCGTGGCCGGGCAAGTACCTAAACCTATTACGACCCCTACCCCACCGCCTCAACCAAAGCCTACACCACCGCCCAAACCGCAACCCAAGCAACCGACACCGCCTCCTACCCCCCAAAAACCCACCGAGGTCGCTGTGGCAAAACCGACCCCGCAACCAGAGCCGCAACCGCAGCCAGCGCCTCAACCCGTCTTTACTCTGGCCGAGCCGGCGCTTCCATTGGCCGAGGAACCGCAACCTCAGATTCCCGATGACCTACGCTATCAGCCTCTCGATGCGATGTGTGTTGTGGAGGTGACCGTAGAGCCGGACGGCACCGTGGCTTCTGCACACATTGTGCAATCTTCCGGCCACGATACGCTCGATCAGCTTGCCCTTGAGGCCGCACGTCAATGGAAGTTCAAACCCGGTACGCGCAATGGTGTTCCTGTAGAGAGCACTGTTAGACTGCATTTTCACTTCGAGGTAGATTAG
- a CDS encoding TonB-dependent receptor, with protein MPFINAPIPSDAQTFVPRYVSFIVVNPATQQPLTTAVVTLQRGQNRKDAIVLTPSLMENSHATPVFDLCTWHTVSSVPKHQQAAIIHLLLNHSLCLQLSPQRSSSSQSPPTADIFVVVKASLLQRRQVEQSTTITHNQIQQFGGGAGATIQSITKAQAGVANDSAGQEHIRGEHAEISYVVDGVPLPEILSGQQSAVVVPSTIQTLQLLTGSYPPEFGMQTAGILNITTLPGARKPVGEYDLQAGSYSTTNGDLNFEGPIGKRGDYVFDFAATRTLNAQDPQQPDDQTAHNAGSSVNEFAKLRFRPSSKDTLILTLNQSPDTYQINNRTGLPDSFAQAGEGFGFLGLRNRDGSIPPINIVNPNGLGAAPIVLPSQQAEHMDIDQREVNEYSTLSWQRQLNRTDSLLFAVTFLHAGANLTNHNPPVDVLNLPIDNSIEYNPTAIRNVHHSQIYVAVTLPRKNHEIKFGILNDTQIGNESYQFIPASQLALDDLAVVDPALAPPGAPKQATDAQGHPLFDSSGKPVYVTDVYGNPVYVPTSNTVPTLNVHRSGFYRAAYIQDTWKVSSRFTFNYGFRFDWFRQGQNLGQPIVDTNSLCPRLNFAYNPDRLTSIRWSFNRLFNIPPLAQGSIVGAPIQPETLNQYDISVQRLIGRGQTVKLAYYIKDIRNQVDTGLLIPGSQIGLFSSVNFQIGGVHGVEFSYDLTPPNGIGLDGFVNYTYSIASPAGFDNTGAPAPFFNDHDQRNTVGAGFGYTWKNQANVSFVFTYGSGLASSVVPPSPFRTPNSELDLHLSTGSRFLKGLGALNLDIENVFDSRSVINFQSGFSGTRFQQGRRILLSLSSKF; from the coding sequence ATGCCATTTATCAATGCGCCTATCCCGTCCGATGCCCAAACTTTCGTTCCACGCTACGTGAGCTTTATTGTGGTGAATCCAGCCACGCAGCAGCCGCTAACTACCGCCGTGGTTACGCTGCAGAGAGGCCAAAACCGCAAGGATGCTATTGTGCTCACCCCCTCTCTTATGGAAAACAGCCATGCAACCCCGGTCTTCGATCTTTGCACCTGGCACACGGTGTCGTCCGTGCCTAAACACCAGCAGGCTGCCATCATTCATCTGCTCTTAAACCATAGTCTCTGCCTTCAGCTTAGCCCTCAGCGCTCTTCGTCAAGCCAGTCTCCACCCACAGCTGATATTTTCGTTGTCGTGAAGGCCTCCTTGCTACAACGCCGCCAGGTAGAGCAATCTACCACCATTACCCATAACCAGATTCAACAGTTTGGCGGGGGAGCAGGAGCCACCATTCAGTCCATTACGAAAGCTCAGGCTGGTGTCGCTAACGACTCCGCTGGTCAAGAGCATATTCGTGGAGAACATGCCGAGATTTCCTACGTGGTAGATGGCGTCCCTCTACCCGAAATTCTCTCAGGGCAGCAGAGTGCGGTCGTCGTCCCCTCTACCATTCAAACCCTTCAGCTGCTCACCGGCTCTTACCCACCCGAGTTCGGCATGCAGACGGCTGGCATCCTCAACATCACCACCCTTCCTGGCGCCAGAAAACCCGTTGGGGAGTACGACCTTCAGGCCGGCAGCTACTCCACCACAAACGGCGATTTGAATTTCGAAGGGCCCATCGGAAAAAGAGGCGACTATGTGTTCGATTTCGCTGCCACCCGCACATTGAACGCCCAAGACCCTCAACAACCCGATGATCAGACCGCCCATAACGCCGGCTCCAGCGTAAACGAGTTTGCCAAGCTGCGTTTTCGGCCAAGCTCTAAAGACACTCTCATTCTTACCCTCAACCAATCGCCCGATACCTATCAGATCAATAACCGCACCGGCCTCCCCGATTCGTTTGCCCAAGCCGGTGAGGGCTTCGGCTTCCTCGGCCTTCGTAACCGTGATGGCTCTATTCCTCCCATTAACATCGTGAACCCCAACGGACTTGGTGCCGCTCCCATCGTTCTGCCTTCTCAACAGGCCGAACATATGGATATTGACCAAAGGGAGGTCAATGAATACTCCACGCTCTCATGGCAGCGTCAGCTTAATCGCACCGATTCGCTGCTCTTTGCCGTTACCTTTCTCCATGCCGGGGCCAATCTCACCAACCATAATCCACCAGTAGATGTACTTAACCTACCCATAGATAACTCCATAGAGTACAACCCAACGGCCATTCGGAACGTGCACCACTCTCAAATCTATGTGGCCGTTACGCTCCCGCGAAAAAACCACGAGATCAAGTTTGGCATTCTCAACGACACGCAGATCGGCAACGAGTCGTATCAGTTCATTCCAGCCAGCCAACTTGCCCTAGACGATCTGGCGGTTGTAGACCCGGCGCTCGCGCCTCCGGGTGCGCCAAAACAAGCGACCGATGCCCAGGGGCATCCACTGTTTGATTCAAGTGGAAAGCCGGTTTATGTTACCGATGTCTATGGCAATCCCGTCTATGTGCCCACCAGCAATACCGTGCCAACGCTGAATGTTCACCGTTCCGGCTTTTATCGCGCCGCCTACATCCAAGATACTTGGAAGGTCTCTTCTCGTTTTACCTTCAACTATGGCTTTCGCTTCGACTGGTTTCGGCAAGGGCAGAACTTGGGACAACCCATTGTGGATACCAATTCGCTCTGCCCACGTCTCAACTTTGCCTACAATCCCGATCGGCTTACCTCAATTCGGTGGTCTTTTAACCGGCTCTTCAACATACCGCCGCTGGCTCAAGGCAGCATTGTAGGCGCTCCGATTCAGCCGGAGACCTTAAACCAGTACGACATCAGCGTTCAACGGCTGATAGGCCGTGGTCAAACGGTGAAACTCGCCTACTACATTAAAGACATTCGCAACCAGGTGGATACCGGTCTGCTTATTCCCGGCAGTCAAATCGGGCTTTTCTCCTCCGTCAATTTCCAGATAGGAGGAGTGCACGGTGTTGAATTCAGCTACGATCTCACCCCGCCTAACGGTATAGGCCTTGATGGATTTGTCAACTACACCTACTCTATCGCCTCGCCTGCAGGCTTCGACAACACGGGTGCCCCTGCGCCCTTCTTTAACGATCACGATCAACGTAACACCGTGGGGGCGGGGTTTGGCTACACTTGGAAAAATCAGGCCAACGTCTCCTTTGTCTTTACCTATGGCAGCGGCCTCGCCAGCAGCGTCGTGCCACCCAGCCCCTTCCGAACGCCCAACAGCGAGTTAGACTTGCATCTCTCTACCGGCTCTCGCTTCCTGAAAGGTTTAGGGGCGCTTAACCTCGATATCGAGAACGTCTTTGATAGCCGCAGCGTTATCAACTTTCAATCGGGCTTCAGCGGTACCCGCTTCCAACAAGGCCGTCGCATCCTTCTCTCTCTATCCAGCAAGTTCTAA
- a CDS encoding sugar phosphate isomerase/epimerase family protein has product MAKIPIGLQLYSVREECAKDLPGVLKAVAQMGYEGVEFAGYHGYGAAELRKMLDDFGLKCCGAHVGIETLLGDELAKSIEFHKTIGNKFLIVPGLPRQYTESKEAWLRTAALMNEIADKLEPEGMFTGYHNHHTEFQPLETGELPWDVFFSNTSPKVVMQFDVGNARHGGADAAVFLRRYPGRALTVHIKEYSATNDKALIGEGDINWQEIFHLCETIGGTQWYIVEQESYAYPPLECVDRCLKNLRAMGK; this is encoded by the coding sequence ATGGCAAAAATACCTATTGGTCTTCAACTCTATTCGGTGCGCGAAGAGTGCGCCAAAGACCTTCCCGGCGTGCTGAAAGCGGTAGCGCAGATGGGCTATGAGGGGGTGGAGTTCGCCGGCTACCACGGCTACGGAGCCGCAGAGCTTCGAAAGATGCTCGATGACTTTGGCCTCAAATGCTGCGGAGCGCATGTGGGAATCGAAACGCTTCTCGGCGATGAGCTGGCCAAAAGTATCGAGTTTCATAAGACCATAGGCAACAAGTTCCTCATTGTGCCAGGCCTGCCGCGGCAATACACCGAGTCCAAAGAAGCCTGGCTTCGAACGGCTGCACTTATGAACGAGATCGCAGATAAGCTGGAACCAGAGGGAATGTTCACCGGCTATCATAACCACCATACGGAGTTTCAACCTCTTGAGACGGGGGAGCTGCCGTGGGACGTCTTTTTCAGCAACACCTCGCCCAAAGTGGTTATGCAGTTCGATGTGGGCAATGCGCGACATGGCGGCGCCGACGCGGCGGTGTTCCTGCGTCGCTACCCCGGACGGGCGCTTACCGTGCACATTAAGGAGTACTCGGCTACCAACGATAAAGCGCTAATTGGGGAAGGCGATATTAACTGGCAGGAGATCTTCCATCTCTGCGAAACCATTGGGGGAACGCAGTGGTACATCGTGGAGCAGGAGAGCTATGCCTATCCACCCTTGGAGTGCGTAGACCGCTGCCTCAAGAACCTGCGCGCCATGGGTAAATAG
- a CDS encoding ExbD/TolR family protein, with protein MRKLVRIPRRKPLEEAEIIVIPMIDVMMFLLFFYMVASLAMVIQAGLPVNLPKASTASNHSSQNITITIQRDGATFLNTTPTPLNRLADALRALHVTDKDLVIINADKDVLHGVVVEAMDQARQAGVTQFAIAAVK; from the coding sequence ATGCGGAAGCTTGTAAGGATTCCACGCAGAAAACCCTTAGAAGAGGCCGAGATCATCGTCATCCCGATGATTGACGTGATGATGTTCCTCCTCTTCTTCTACATGGTCGCCAGTTTGGCTATGGTCATTCAGGCGGGGCTGCCGGTGAACCTTCCTAAGGCCTCAACGGCCTCAAATCACTCCTCCCAGAACATCACCATTACGATTCAGAGGGACGGCGCCACCTTTCTCAATACAACGCCGACGCCTCTTAATCGCCTTGCGGATGCTTTAAGAGCGCTCCATGTTACCGATAAAGACCTCGTCATCATCAATGCTGATAAGGATGTGCTTCATGGAGTAGTGGTGGAGGCGATGGATCAGGCGCGTCAGGCCGGCGTCACCCAGTTCGCCATTGCGGCGGTAAAGTGA
- the wecB gene encoding non-hydrolyzing UDP-N-acetylglucosamine 2-epimerase, protein MAEASVPKRVLCVFGTRPDTVKMAPVVHALKRYPQDFTVRVVVTGQHREQMEQALRVFQITPDCDLAIMQHGQTLAQITIRALEGLDAELSSHPADICLAQGDTTTTFVAALAAFYHKVPFGHVEAGLRTGQRYDPFPEEMNRRLTAPLATWHFAPTEQARENLLREGIAPHTIFVTGNTSIDALLSVAAQPATFDDARLKAIVESDRRLILVTAHRRENWGAPMERIARALALLAQRFPDCTIVVAMHRNPIVRQTLQSVLADVEGVVLVEPQEYVPFVHLMKRATLILTDSGGVQEEAPALGVPVLVLRETTERPEGVAAGTNRLVGTDVETIVAEASRLLNDPEAYAQMARAVNPYGDGHAAERIVAVLRQSEAY, encoded by the coding sequence ATGGCTGAAGCGTCCGTACCGAAACGTGTGCTCTGCGTGTTTGGCACGCGCCCCGATACGGTGAAGATGGCACCAGTGGTTCATGCCTTAAAAAGGTACCCACAAGACTTCACCGTGCGTGTAGTGGTTACCGGCCAACACCGAGAACAGATGGAACAGGCCCTACGCGTCTTCCAAATAACACCCGACTGCGATCTCGCCATCATGCAACACGGGCAAACACTTGCCCAGATCACCATACGGGCTCTGGAAGGGCTCGATGCCGAACTTTCCTCTCACCCTGCCGATATCTGCCTCGCCCAAGGCGACACCACAACAACCTTTGTGGCGGCCCTGGCCGCTTTCTACCATAAAGTGCCCTTTGGTCATGTGGAGGCTGGGCTACGCACCGGCCAGCGCTACGATCCTTTTCCGGAAGAGATGAACCGGCGTCTCACCGCTCCTCTTGCCACATGGCACTTTGCCCCCACCGAGCAAGCCCGCGAGAATCTCTTACGAGAGGGTATCGCCCCTCATACTATCTTCGTTACAGGCAACACGAGCATAGATGCTCTGCTTTCTGTAGCGGCCCAACCAGCCACATTCGACGATGCACGGCTGAAGGCCATTGTAGAGAGCGACCGGCGTCTGATTTTAGTGACGGCCCATCGAAGAGAAAACTGGGGGGCGCCTATGGAGCGCATCGCGCGCGCCCTAGCCCTGCTCGCGCAACGCTTCCCCGACTGCACGATCGTAGTCGCCATGCATCGCAACCCCATTGTGCGGCAGACTCTGCAATCCGTCCTGGCAGACGTAGAGGGAGTCGTCCTTGTAGAACCCCAAGAGTATGTTCCTTTTGTGCACCTCATGAAACGCGCAACGCTGATTTTAACCGATAGCGGTGGTGTGCAGGAGGAGGCCCCGGCGTTAGGTGTGCCCGTACTTGTTCTCCGAGAAACCACAGAACGACCGGAGGGCGTGGCAGCAGGGACCAACCGTCTCGTTGGCACCGACGTCGAAACGATCGTGGCTGAGGCAAGCCGACTTCTGAACGATCCGGAAGCCTATGCCCAGATGGCTCGTGCTGTAAACCCTTACGGCGATGGCCACGCCGCGGAACGCATCGTTGCGGTTCTTCGGCAGTCTGAAGCGTACTGA